From the Echeneis naucrates chromosome 7, fEcheNa1.1, whole genome shotgun sequence genome, the window TAATTATCTAAGTTATCCTGCAGTACTATATACATGTCTACCCACCAGGGTAATCTTTGACAAAGCTCTTGTAGAGGTCTGCCAGTTTGTCAGATGAAATGTAGCGGTTGGGGTCATCAGGAGACTTGAAGTCCAGGTCGTACTTTCCACCCTTGTAGAATTCAGAGGCAGCCACATCCATGCCAATCACAATCTTATCAGTGTAGCCAGCCTTGGCGATTGCAttcttcagcagctccagagctgaaagatggggaaaaaaaaaaaaacatactacAGTAAAAATGTGCCCAGAGATGTTGCtgagaaaattaaaacatttgctttttacaAATGAGTCACCTCTGAAGACTGCCCCACTGGGGCATTTGCCATTTCAGCACCATGACCTGATACTGGAGTCAAAGGCTGACAGTCAAGGCACTCAGTACTGAACTGAGGCCTTAATTTAGAAAGCATATGTCAGCCCAAGAGTGAAATGATAAGTGAAGTACTTTTCCTGGGAAGGTCTAAGAATGTGCTCCTTTTGGAATTGTCAAAGAGTGCAGCAATAACGTTTGTTGATCAGCAACTAaatgtttcttaaaataaataaaacattcagttgGACCTTTAATCGGTTGCTTGGAATGAAATGCTTACTAAAAAACAGCTGTTATAACTTTCTGTTTGCTCTGACCTTCCTTGTTTTCCAGGATATTGGGGGCGAAGCCTCCTTCATCTCCTACATTGGTAGCATCCTTGCCATATTTCTCCTTGATGACATTCTTCAGGTTGTGGTATACCTCAGCACCAATACGCATGGCCTCTTTGAAGCTGCTGGCTCCCACAGGGAGGATCATGAACTCCTGCATGGCCAGCTTGTTTCCTGCGTGAGAGCCCCCGTTGATGACATTGAAAGCCTGAAGGGGAAACGGAGAGGATCCACTTTCAGCCTAATAGATTCTCAACTGGATAGACTTTTAAAGAGAATTTAAGAAACACGACTTAAGCGCTTCAACTAATATACTCACAGGGACTGGCAGGATGACTTCAGGGTGGCCAGCCAGGTCAGCAATGTGGCGGTAGAGAGGAACGCCCTTCTCTGCTGCACCAGCCTTGCACACAGCCAGGGAGACCCCCAGGATGGCATTAGCACCGAACTTAGCtaaaggagaacagacacaaatatttaaatacagGGTCTTTCATGACTACATTCATGAATTATTCTTGTTCTCTGGTGTCTATATTGATCATTGTTTGAGCAGTGAGTATTTTCATGCATGTTGTAAGTATTCACTTAAAAAATGGTTTCTGCTGTCATAatcttataaaaaaaacatcttattcACTGCTCCCTGTGTAGCAGACATTCAGTAATTTACTCTGGAGTGAGCAGTGAACTGGCCTTTATGACAACTGATCAACATCATTTTGGGAAAGGACAAGTTTCCATAAGATATTGGAGGAATTTCATAATAAAGCCATAAAATAGCTAACTTTGAAGTGAGAAAATGCTGAGATATTATGAATGAACATGAGGCATAGTTGCATACtatatttatgttatatttatGTTAAGTGGAtagaattttatttcaaatctcTAAAGTTTACAAAACTGTGCACTAATATTGCCAACTTAATTTGAGAACACATGTTATCAGcctacatttgttttctgttccaTCCATGTCTAGCATCAGCTTGTCGATCTTCTCCTGCTCCACAACACTCACATCCTGTATTAGACATAATACAATATGTTACACCATACATTTAGGAGTAAGAATACAAAGATTAAACTCTCACACATTAGTTCAGAACACACTCCAATAATGTTAGATTAATCACAGCATATCAGAATTATACCACCCACACTCTGCTAATACAATGGTGAATTGTGAATTTAGGTGTGTTATGTTTAAAAATGCAAGGATTAATAGCAATCAGCTTCTCAACATGTTGGTTTTCTGTAGTTTCTTACCACTTGTCATTGAGACTGTGTGTTGCTGCCAACGTTACTAATATGCTCACATAATTTTTTAGATGAAATTAGTAATTTAACAATAATATTAATCAAACAATAAATGGTCCTACCTTGCTAACCAGTGCAGGTGCAATTGTTTTATTGATATGCTCAACAGCTTTTGAGACACCTGCAAGGGACAAGCACACTATGACTGACCCAGACAGAGCAGGATCATGCAGCTCAGGCAAACAGATGACCACAGTGCATCCCATCCAATCTTATGACTATGCAGAGTTAACAGAAAATATTATCTTGCAACCATGACCAAGACTGTGATGTTATCTGGTATCATCTATGATTGtgatctttattatttttttctttttagatctGTGAACATCTGTTAATGCCTGCAAAGGTTATATTTCAAAGGCAAAACCATTCTTCATGCCGCTGTGCACAGCAATGCATAAGTCAGTCTGTTATTCCACTCTTTATTTACCTGGTTACACAATGCAGGGGCCAAGaattcatttacatatttaactGCTCTTTTGACTCCTAtcaagagggggaaaaaaatggaggaacCCGGAAATGAAGCAGCGAAAAATTAGAATAGACAACAGAATGATATAGTATTTCTAAAGAAGAGCAGAACAGAAGCAACCAGACAGATAAAGGAGTCAGGAAAGGCACTTTACCTTTGCCCATATAGCGGGTTTTGTCATTGTCACGGAGCTCCAGAGCCTCATAGATACCTGTGGATGCACCACTAGGCACTGCAGCTCTAAAAAGACCTTGGAGAAAACAGAGAATGTTTTACTTTTGCTGTGCCATTtgcaggacagaaagaaagacagactgCAGTTTGATAAATTATGTAATTTTAAACATATGAGCCTTTATCATTGCATCTGACTGACTTTGATGCGTATAAATAAGACGTGGAATTCATGCAGCTCAGGTTCTATTTACAAGAACATGTTGGTCAGGACATTGAGTGTAGGAGGGGATGCTTAGTATTCACAAAATCACCACCAAGTGAAACGCAGTGGAGGCTCAGCTGTTGCCCTGCCTCAGTAATGCTGTCCATTGTTTTATGTTCAAAAGAGTGGGGAGGAAGTTGTACTGGCTGTGTTAAAGAGGGCTAAGATGTAACAAGAAAAGACAGGCTGCCAGTGCAGCTGTGGGAGTATGCGAAGCCATGGCCATTTAAAAAGACTAATTTTGGTTTCAACCAATCAAATGGAAATTTGGGATGAGCACAAATGTATTTAGTTTGTCCAGTAGACCAGCATGGATGGTCTGCTGGACCAGTCTGAGGCGATAAAGGACAGGAGGATAGAGCTGCTGTCTCGACTGTGAGCTCAGGCTTAACGCATCTTCTGTACTGAGAAGTGGAGCAAAGAGATGCTGGGAACGGCCCATCAGGCTCTGAGCTGAAATGTTATAGCCTGTCAGGCTTTCACATCATGTCTGCATTGAATTTACCAGGTCAAATTCAATCATAAGATTCATCAGTAGAATAAATGTAATGGTTTGAGTGAGATTGACTTTACATTGATGAAATTCAAAAGcatatttacaaataaatacatttaaatatatattctaTTTCAGAGAAATTACAACTGAGACATTACAATTCAAATGAGAATAAATGTCTCTCTGGATTTCTGGAGCTACTGAAATTACATCATTCTTACAACAAGCATTTTCTCGTATGCCTTTGATCTTGAGGCAAGCTGGTTTGTGAGGAAAGCTGGTTACATAATACAGCAGAGCACATTTATTATGACAGACACACTCTGGGTGCTGCACTCACTGAGCCGTTTATGCCAAATCATGCCTGCTGGCCTTAAAAGAGTGGGCTGTGTCcaaaaaagggaataaaaaggTGCTATTTACAGTAAACTGGAGCACATagcaagggttagggttaaaactGGGGCTGCAGAATATGGCTGTCGATTTCCTGCCACTGCGTTAAGGCCTGTCAGTCTGCTCCATTCTCTTCCACGTCAATGGTCATTCAGGTTGCTTCATCAACATTCTCGGGACATTTAATTGGGTTGAgttgtccttttgttttatcTCACAGAGCAGAATGGATTGCCAAAAAACCTCCAATCCAGCCATTagttaattaaataaacaaatcccaGCCTTTGGTCACAGTACAGGTTTTAAGTGTTTCAGGTTCATTATGTAATGTATCTATGTATCTATGTACTCTAAATTATAGTACAGCAATACAGTGAATTTTATTAATCTGTCATCAATACCTTCTATGCAATATTCCAACTCATGGGTTTGCTAGTGGTGCCTAATGTATAAACTATTAGTGGTCCAAAACATAAACTCTTACAGTAACAAAAAGCAGTACAGGCAGTGTGGTATTACAGGAGCTATTTTCAAACATTCATCATCTGATCTGCCCACTATGGTCCTGGAGCTCACACCAGAACACTGATACTCACTCAACCATCACTGTCTAGTCTTCACCAGCTTTATAACTTGATTAGATACAAAAAGAATTTTACGAAGAAACAAATATGTTATAATTGCATCTTTCACACATATTCAGCAGTAATTGCAAGTTTTATGGTTTTATACAAAATTATGGTTGACCTTGAAAAACCTGTTGTACATCGCATTAAGGATGTACAGAGGTCTTCCCCAGGTGGCTGGGTACATGTGCCAACATTGGTCACAATGTTAAATTGAATGTAAAAATCACAAGTATTGGCCATACAATACCTTTCTTGGTGTACAGATCAACCTCCACGGTGGGGTTGCCACGGGAGTCAAAAATCTCACGGGCGTGGATCTTCAGGATGGACATGGTTCTGGATCTGCAGATGAGACAGCAGAAAACAGAGTTTGGTATAGCGCAGTCTCATGGtccaagcagacagacagtggcTATGCTGCAGTGCTACTGTCTGCATTTAAGCTTTGAGCCAAATCAGTGAAAACTGTAATAccaactagaaaattccagggaaattttgaagtgccacgggacccggggcccgtcgtccgtcgcccgtcgtttgttgcccttcgcccgtcgcccgtcgcccctcgactggacgagcaacccgcgtaccgtcatgctgtcgaaagccttcctgctgaaatttccgctcggagaaccgattgagctcgattcaatgagtgtgtctgtatatctgtctctgtgtatgtctgtgtaaatgtgtgagtgcgtgtctatatctgtctctatttgtgtctgtgtatatgtgggagtacgtctgtatatctgtctctgtgtgcgtctgtatatctgtctgtatctggcatctctatatctctgtgtgtgtctttgagaagaaattgaaagtgatggccataggccacagacagagtgagatgagaccagcatgacaattgatctgtgattgtgtagtaagcgtaggagctatcataaagcctgtcgtcacaaacagaggtcaaagtctcgtgacctttttaaactttgaacggagtttctgtgacaaagcatgacgaagcagtgaggctccaaagtggggtgggtttgatccacagacctgatctgtatatctgtctctgtgtatgtctgtgtaaatgtgtgagtgcatatgtctatctgactgtatgtatgtctgtgtatatgtgtgagtgcgtctggatatttgtctctgtgtgtgtctgtgtacatgtgcgagtgcgtctggatatctgtctctgtgtgcgtctgtatatctgtctgtgtctgcatctctatatctctgtgtctgtctctgagaagaaatcattcaaagtgatggccatagccaacagacagagtgagatgagaccagcatgacaattgatctgtgattgtggaggaagcgtaggagctatcataaagcctgtcgtcacaaatagaggtcaaagtctcatgacctttttaaactttgaacggactttctgtgacaaagcatgacgaagcattgaggctccaaagtggggtgggtttgatccacagcaacagcttcacataGACCTGAGCTGGGAGAGCTGCGGTcatcacggtgatttgagaattcgctcaggtcagagctcagactctcccatGGCTTTTGACAATGCgcgtgtctgtatatctgtctctgtgtatgtctgtgtaaatgtgtgagtgcgtgtctatatctgcctctatttctgtctgtgtatatgtgtgattgcgtctgtatatctgtctctgtttgcgtctgtgtatatgtgtgagtgcgtctggatatttgtctctgtgtgtgtctgtgtacatgtgtgagtgcgtctggatatctgtctctgtgtgcgtctggatatctatctgtgtctacatctctatatctctgtgtgtctttgagaagaaatcattcaaagtgatggccataggccacagacagagtgagatgagaccagcatgacaattgatctgtgattgtgtagtaagcgtaggagctatcataaagccttttgtcacaaacagaggtcaaagtctcgtgacctttttaaactttgaacggactttctgtgacaaagcatgacgaagcagtgaggctccaaagtgaagtgggtttgatccacagacctgagctgtatatctgtctctgtggatgtctgtgtaaagtgtgagtgcatctgtatatctgtctctttgtatgtctgtgtaaatgtgtgagtgcgtctgtatatctgtctctgtttgcatctgtgtacatgtgtgagtgcgtctggatatctatctgtgtctacatctctatatctctgtgtgtgtctttgagaagaaatcattcaaagtgatggccataggccacagacagagtgagatgagaccagcctgacaattgatctgtgattgcgtagtaagcgtaggagctatcataaagccttttctcacgaacagagttcaaagtcttctgacccgtttaaactttgaacggcgtttctgtgacaaagtgtgacgaagcagtgaggctccaaagtgaagtgggtttgatccacagacctgagctgagagagatgcggtcgtcacggtgatttgagaattcgttcgggtcagagctcagactctcccgaaaacgctccgaaaagtggcttttgaccacgtcccgaactacttcgaattgcgagcaaaccgtagctccggtccgaaaaacgaaaacaccgtgaaagacagaagagtctggggattctgacagtcttatttgaaaggaaaactccttaaaatgagcgtgtagggacagtgcaaagacagagtgaaattgtttttagcgaaaccttgatttgcattacagtcaattgggccaaaaccaggtgttgctgacgctctgagccctccagtttaaatttggtgaggagtagagctctcaaacttagattttatgaacCCCAAGACCCGTGTCTACGTTTtgacaaaaaatcttttgtctccctttcacggtttggccgtgagctcgagttaaacatgaaaatgtcggttactt encodes:
- the eno1a gene encoding enolase 1a, (alpha) isoform X1 produces the protein MSILKIHAREIFDSRGNPTVEVDLYTKKGLFRAAVPSGASTGIYEALELRDNDKTRYMGKGVSKAVEHINKTIAPALVSKDVSVVEQEKIDKLMLDMDGTENKSKFGANAILGVSLAVCKAGAAEKGVPLYRHIADLAGHPEVILPVPAFNVINGGSHAGNKLAMQEFMILPVGASSFKEAMRIGAEVYHNLKNVIKEKYGKDATNVGDEGGFAPNILENKEALELLKNAIAKAGYTDKIVIGMDVAASEFYKGGKYDLDFKSPDDPNRYISSDKLADLYKSFVKDYPVVSIEDPFDQDDWEAWSKFTASTSIQVVGDDLTVTNPKRIAKGVADKACNCLLLKVNQIGSVTESLQACKLAQSNGWGVMVSHRSGETEDTFIADLVVGLCTGQIKTGAPCRSERLAKYNQLLRIEEELGDKARFAGQNFRHPI
- the eno1a gene encoding enolase 1a, (alpha) isoform X2, whose protein sequence is MSILKIHAREIFDSRGNPTVEVDLYTKKGLFRAAVPSGASTGIYEALELRDNDKTRYMGKGVKRAVKYVNEFLAPALCNQDVSVVEQEKIDKLMLDMDGTENKSKFGANAILGVSLAVCKAGAAEKGVPLYRHIADLAGHPEVILPVPAFNVINGGSHAGNKLAMQEFMILPVGASSFKEAMRIGAEVYHNLKNVIKEKYGKDATNVGDEGGFAPNILENKEALELLKNAIAKAGYTDKIVIGMDVAASEFYKGGKYDLDFKSPDDPNRYISSDKLADLYKSFVKDYPVVSIEDPFDQDDWEAWSKFTASTSIQVVGDDLTVTNPKRIAKGVADKACNCLLLKVNQIGSVTESLQACKLAQSNGWGVMVSHRSGETEDTFIADLVVGLCTGQIKTGAPCRSERLAKYNQLLRIEEELGDKARFAGQNFRHPI